In the Thunnus albacares chromosome 10, fThuAlb1.1, whole genome shotgun sequence genome, acatctctcttctctttctcccttcttGTTTGTCTTCCTCAGGTTAGCTCTGAGCACTTTCTCCAGAATGAACACCAACTCCTCCGATGAGTTTTTCCAGGCGACAAATCATGCAGAACAGACTTTCCGTAAGATGGAGACCTACCTCCAGCACAAGCAGCTGTGTGATGTCCTCTTGATAGCAGGGGATCATAAGATTCCAGCTCACAGGTTGGTGTTTGTGCCTCTGTCTGCTTTCATTGAATTAATTACACCTGCATCTGCTTTAGTTAAAAGATACAGCAGCTCATTTGGATTCAGTTCATTAAGTTGTCAATGCGGGCATTTTTCAAGCTTTGGTCTCCACCACATTTTGCATACTGAAACATATCATTAACACATCAGTCACATCCATCTGAGGAATAATCCAATAATCTCTCAAATTCAAAGCAGGATTCGCCAGATTTTCAGGTGACAGTTGACAGGAAATATAAGCAAACCCATGAAACTGCGGTCTGCATCTAAATAATGTACACTTATGTGATCTAATTACACTTCTGCCCTTCCTCATCTCCACATTAAGTTTGAGGCATGGAAGAACACTGTGATCCACCACATAGAGGTGTCAATATTTGGGCATCCATCCCTCAGTTGAATGGCTGAATTGAACAGATCACATGCCATCCCCTGAATGCTGCGAAACCTTGTGTTCACTAAGAGCATGTGCTTCTATGTCTATCCACCAGCATATTTTGTTAGTTCATCCAGACAGAGTCATGAAGCAGAAACCAGAATActccacagagagaaaaaaaagtatcagTCACTGACCTACTTGGGTGAAATGAACAGTGCTGCGACTGCCTATTTCAACGTGGCTTTATTTGCTCATAGGACACATCCACCTAAAgtgggggtggaggtggggggtgggggtggtgtATAGATATAATAAACAGCAcctgataaaataaatataaatattagaCACTCCCAGATTATGGAAATACGGATGTGGaaagttttatgtcactttacTCAATGTCATTTCCTTGTAATGCCATTTGATCTATCCTTTCCTTCATGAATCAGCTGATGTGTTATGTGAGCTAGACAAATGACTTAACATAATTAGATGTCTGACCTCTGTAGCTATTAGCGACATGAAGCATGTGGGATAATTTCATTCATCATACACTGACAAAGTGTATGATACAGAATGTGGGAGGAACGTAAATTACACAATCTCTCAGTGACCTAGCATGGTtcaaaaagcacacaaacatcatTTATTCCCTGTGAGAAACAGTAGTGTATGAAATTACAGTACAGTGTGATACAGGAGATATGCCCTAATGTACAAGAGCATAAattcattgcatttttttttctttttttaaatgccagATTAGTCCTCAGTGCTGTATCGGACTACTTTGCTGCTATGTTCACCAGCGACGTAAGAGAGGCAAAACAAGAGGAGATCAAGATGGAGGGAGTCGATCCTGAAGCCCTCAGATCTCTGGTTCATTTCGCCTACACTGGTGAGTGCTCATAAAGACATTCACTAGCTCTTGTAAGTAGTTATGAGACTTCTGAAATCCAACCATGATTAAAATGGATCAATAAGGCAATATATCACTTGGCTGACTGACAGGGCATCACTTCAACATAAGAGCCAATTCCCCTTTGATAAATCTCCTACCATGTGTGGTAAATGGTAAAACATCATAATGAAGATTTTCCAGTATGTTTTGCTGTATAttcacttaaaggaccagtgtgtaaagtttagtggcatctagcagaacagacttggcagaaatggaatataatatgaaaataaaaatcattgtaTTTTTGTGAGCTTAGATtgagctctttatatctacatagcaGGGGGTCCCCTTCCAaggaggccgccatgttgcaccaccatgtttctacagtagcccagcatggacaaaccaaacactggctctagagaaggcctttcgcatttttcaCGAAAACTTGCAAAAGACCACAGGTTCTCCTACACGTCTGGAAGGGGAGAATGAGGAAAGGTGTATTCATTTGATTGCAAtgtgcaacctcaccactaaataccactaaatcttacacactggtcctttaagcaaTGCATATCAGTAACTTGATATGCATTGAAAAGGGAACTATGCATACCTGTACCTTTAACATGTGGGTCCATTTTACTGCCAATACTTGTTTACATTACTTTGGTGAAATTTTGAAtgaaatacttcttccaccagcTGTTTCTGACATTGCAGCTACATTCAGTCTGTACATATAAAATGTATCATGCTTGTCCTGACATTGCAGGTGTCCTTGAGCTGAAAGAGGAGACCATTGAGAGCTTATTGGCGGCAGCTTGCCTCCTCCAGCTTTCACAAGTCATCCAGGTCTGCTGTAACTTCCTGATGAAGCAGCTTCATCCCTCCAATTGCCTGGGAATACGCTCCTTTGCAGATGCCCAGGGCTGTGTGGACCTGCTCAATGTGGCTCATAACTACACTATGGTAGGAAGGCAAATAGAGCTAGACTATATTTATATGGCTGGGTGGgctaaattatttattttgtaataagGGATTGCACACTCAAAGTGAGTCTTCATTGCTTGAATACACAAGGGCAGCTGTAATAATGAAAGCTATAAAGTTAACAGGAGTATTTAAAAATTTAGTTTAATCACCACTATGTAATTTCACATTAAAGGCAGCAGACAGCATAGTGAATCAAATCAACCACATAGTCTAAAGTACAGTACTCACAGGATTTACAGAGATTTCTTAAGAATAAACCTTTTTAGCctgtttcagatttttatttttctcacataAACTCCGCCGTGTCCTGTAAAATAATCTTCAGTTCAATCAGATCAGTTCAACTTGACATtaaaatttatttgttttgtgaatTCAGTCAGTAATGCAATATGTGGCCTATAGATAGTGTCATGGctggatatactgtacataaaacatttgattattTACGACCATCCTCTGCTTTGAGGCTAGTTAATTCAAATAACCTGTCATAACCTGTAAAGGAATAAACTGTTGGCGTCTTGGTTATTTATATCATCTAATTTCAGCAGAGAAATGGGTGACATGCACATTTGAATAGAAATTGAATAGTTTCATGCTTTCACTTTATCTAATTTGGTTATGTGGCTGTCAGTAAGAGATACCACGTAGCTGCTCACTGATTAGTGCACTGCCTGACTTGAGAAATTGCAATTTCTATATATTTCTGAGAGAGATATTTGCATTGGATTAAGATTCATGCACATATTTGTCAGATAAGGTCTTGCTGGCCAGGCAGAAGTGACAGCGCGAGGCAAGCGTTATCTCCTAAAGGACATCTGCTCAGCCTGTTTACATAGTCCCCATCCAGGACCAGGAGGTTAATCTAATCATCAAACTGCACAAGAGGGCCAACTTCCTGTTCAATCACTTCAGTAATGAGCAGCAAGAGCTGTGGGCTTCCTGGAAGTCTATCCTCTGGGTTCTGAGTGGAGCAAGTTGTGTTTTGATAAGCTTGTGTTTCCTGGTTGAGCATGGCAGCCACAGTCCGCCTCTGACATCCTTTTCCTTTCTAAAAGAGTTGCTCTTTTTTATGTTGCAGTAGATAAAAGTGGAATGTTTCATTGTTTGGGAAAACAGTATTTCTTTCCAGTTCCAAAAAAAGTATATCTCACATATCTCAAATATTACGTTATTTAGATTTGCTTAATGAATCCCAGTttcaaaaaataacaaaatatagtGGTTAGTTTCTCTAAATTACATGGTAACAAAAAAGTTGTTGAATGTTGATCCTCCCAGCCGCTCCCTGATTAAACATCAGTGTCCCTCCTCATCAGAAAACAGTTATTACACAATTGCTCTTGTGCTGTGGTTAAATCAATTAGTGTCCTTCCTGCTGATCTTGTTTTCCAAGCAGTTTACCCACCAATGAGTTTGCCAGCATCTGAAAATACATCCTTTTAAATGGTTATGAAACAAACTGGGCTGAGCTTTCAATTTTGTTGTCAGACTGGTAATTACAAATAATTGGTCTAAGGCAATGTCAGAGAGTTGGATGGCATTTCTCCCTCACTATTACCACAACAGATCAATGGATGTCCCTCATTTCATTAAGGCTTTCTGAGTTAAGCTCTTAAAACCTGCTCTCATAATAAATTGGAGCAGGACACTGTAATTTGTTGAGAGTTGATGATCAATAGCATGCTTGTTTTTCGTAATTGTTGAGCATCCAATTTACAGTGAGCGCTGGATTTGTCAAAGTTATTCGGCAGGGGGAATCTAGGATCAGACCTTGAGGGGGGCTCAGCACCTAATGAGAATATGACATGTAGACTATGCCTTGCAAAAGTGTTCAACACCCCTTCTAAATCACTCATTTCACTGGAGTgaatacattaatatttttctatatattatattttacaacAGTAATGCTCTTAATGAATTACTAGTAAATAACACTGGTTTCACACTGGTAAACCTCAATTCAATTAGGTACACAATATTACCTTTAGAAGCAACTTAATTGGTTGGGTGGTCTATTGTAGTGTATTATAATAATGGTTCAGAATGAACAATCACAGATTTCAATATAATACACCTGTTTTAGAGAGGACCCTCAGCCAGTTAATGAAACCTGAGGCAAATACTCATTCATAATGACCAGAACTTTCCAAAGTAAGTAAAAGATCAAGTTATAGCAAAGCAGATATGAGgagaaatgtacaaaacattgtTCAGTCTCTGAACCACATGGGGACAGTCCACTACATCATCAAGGAATGAACAAAGCATCATACAATACAGATATTGTCAAATCAGGCCATCACTCCAATCTGTGCACCTGGGCAAGAAGCAAACTGGTAAGAGATAACAACCTGAGACCAAAAACAACTTTGAAAAAGGTCAGTGCCTGCAATAAGAAAAAGAGTACATGAGTCACATTTTCTGAATGCTGTACAAGTATGGTCTATATGGCATGATGGCAAGAAAGAAGCCATTACTTTTTCTAAAAAATGGGGGGAAACTCATTAAAGATCTGAGTGACAAATGGCCCGAGGCACCATGGTTTTAAACTTCAAACAAACCATCACCCATGAACCCCAATCCCAAAAGTGAAGAATAGGTTTATAGTCTGTTGCTTCAATCTTGGAATGGCAGTGATCCAGTGCAAGCCATGTTTTGAATGTTATGAAAGGTCAGTGCTGAGACTTAGAAAATGCTATTTACAAGTGAGTCCATGCAACTTGAGCTCAAGCTCAAACTGATTTGCCAATGTGCACacaactgcatgtgtgtgagtgtgttactGTAATTAAGAGTTGCCAATTTGTTCAGCTACTCTCTGCTGACCATTTTAGACCTGTTAATAAAAGCATTTCCTCTTATAGATCAACTATTCAATTATGTGACTAGAAAGACACCAACAAATCTGTGAAAACTTACTTTAATGTTGAGCCACAAAGCCATCACTAGGTTTACAAAGGTTATATGTCTACTTTCTCACCTGGtacttgctctctctctctctctctctctctctctctctctctctctctctctctctctctctgcctactctatcctgctctctctccttctctatcCTCCTCTCTTCCTATTTATCAACAAGAGAACTAACATTACCCAATAATCTctaagttagctagctagctagcttgtgAGCTCACTAATAAAGTTAACATTTGAAACTACTGGCAGTTAACATTATGGCTTGTTCTGAAACGTCAGTGTCTGATAACTTCTTCACCTTTAAGCCGtacattaaaattacattgaTACATTGCCAAATACATCAAATCAACTGCACAGCAATAATGACCAATTTGACCCAACGTTCTCTGTCAGAACATTCAGCAATTTTATTTGCTAACGTTtcaacttgtgtttttctgcaccATCAAATCTTAAATTCACTACTTAGCTACATCTCACACGCTCAGTTTGAAACTAGGGGTGGGTAGCATGGCACTGATTTTCAATTTACAAGCATTTAAGCCCTCAGACAAGTTTGAAAAATCTAACaaaatctataataataatatatgtattttttttttgtcttgctgAGATATTAAAGTGTGCTTGTGCACCCCTAAAAAGAGTCTAAAATCATCAGTGTTATTCAGGGCAGTTTAATAATTAATGCTCAGTTGCTTATGTCACAAAGGTAACATGGCACCGTTATGGCCGAGGCCTGCTATGTATGtgtttcatatgttttaatgttggACATAACACACTGTAGAGGTGTAAAGCAGGAAGGGTGTTTTATATGGCATAATCTCTAATGGAAGTATCCAGAGACATGTCCTTGAGAGGTAGCCATGCAGTGCTGTAATATCGCCTGGGCTTGTGGCCAGTAAATGGAAGATCAATCTTTAGGAAGGCAATAGAGAACAGCTCCCACAAAATTTAGAGCTGGGCACTGCATTGGTGTGATGTTAATGTTGGTGTGCTGTGCCCCTTTGTTTCTCATGAATAAGCTTATAAAGGCTTAATGGTGTCATgtatgagcagcagcagaaatgcTTTATAAGCTGatgaagaatgttttttttttttggagatgTTTTATGCCAGATTGATTTGTAGCCTGCTGTTGCGtggatcatttttatttaatgagcTTAACAGATGATAGTTTCATCTGTTCTTTCAAAAAATTTTGGAAATAGGGAGTACTTCACTGTTGTTATTAGTGATGTAGGAGTCTAGGATATAATGGATGGAGACCTTCAAACTGGCATTGTGCTTGCATTCATTTTCTTCACCTCTCTGTGTGCTATTTGGTCCTCATAGGcatagaaatacacacacacacagttcagtgCACCACGCGTACTCCTTGGCTAATGACTGATGATTATCTGCCTCCTCCACGTCTCCTCTATGTTCCAGGAACACTTCCTGGAGGTCATTCAGAACCAGGAGTTCCTGCTGCTCCCTACGGCTGAGATTGTTAAGCTGCTCTCCAGCGATGACATCAACGTTCCAGATGAGGAAACAATCTTCCAGGCTTTGATGATGTGGGTGAGGTATGATGTCCAGCATCGACAACAGGACCTAGGGGTGCTCCTTGCCTATATCCGTCtgcctcttcttcctccacagGTGAGACAGCAAATGAAGACGTAGGGTGGTGGCGGAGGAAACCATATGATCAGGACTGTATATGGTGCATTTGCTTGAGTATGTAGCTGAGAACTAAGCTGTCACGATGCTTCCTTTGTCCACACTGTCAACAATAGCTGTCATTTCCCCCCCTTTGCCAAATCTGTCAAGGATGCAAACTGCTGGATTTATAATGCACTATTTCACAATATGTCTCTTCATATTTATATAGGATttcaatcattttgtctataaatgtCAGGAAAAGGTGAAAAATTATTTTACTAATGTCCCAGAGGCTAGCATTACATATTCAaaggtcttgttttgtctggctGTGTCTGAACAACAGtctaaaatccaaaaatattaattttactaTCAAATAAGACAAAGGAAAGCATATCTTTACAGTTGAGATGCTGGAACCAGGCTGGgaatgtttagcatttttgcttgaaaaatgagtgaaacagttatttaattatcaaaatatttgacacTTAAATTTCTGTTGATgcactaatcaattaatcgactaattgccACAGCTCTAAGCCACATACATTTACTGCAGGAGAATTGCCCAGTATAACCTCAGCCTTTCAACTGACCACTGAAAAGCAATGAACCACTGAATTGTCAATAATGACTTTATTTATGTTGGTGGCTGAAGTAAAATCTCCTCTCGTAATGATAAATCAAACTGGCAGTATGACAACAAGTTTTTATTTGCATGAGGCAATTAATAGCTTGCTTATGTTtgaattattgttgttttaaacacCGCAACTCATGTTTTATGAATGCCATATTTCTGAGAGGGAGCATTGTTTTACAATTGTGTCATCCTAATTTACATAACATCAATCACAAATAAGCCATTTTTTTggcagatctgaaatatgaaaatatttccctttttttacattaacactGCTTAATGGATTACTTTCCAAAGCTTATTTTGCACATGTCAGTTTTATAATTCACTTTATATTGGGTGACAGGGGTGGCAGGAAATAATAACTCACAGTATTGCTGTTTGAAAACAACAATGAagacaatgtttttatgaatggaaaaaaaagtggaaaatatgATCTAATTCATAAGTTATCTCATCTATCGGCTTGGGAGATACTGCTCACTGTGAggcaaataaacaacagaaatgaacCACTGCTTTCATGAAAAccagaactttatttttttaaaaactaagaAGATGAGTGTTGCTGACATTACTCATAGGCATATCAACATcaatacatttatacaaaacattaattcatgaaaatgaaatgtgttggtattcaataaaaacacataagaTCTTACTAGGATGTATAAAAGTATGCCTTCAAATCTATATAAGTTGTAATAGTGTGAATGGCTTTGTGACTAATTTGCTCAGTTGTTTTATCTCAGGCTGATGTTTGCACATGTGTTTccatttaatgtgttttgttgtaatGTCTGGTTTGATGCAGCAGTTCTCTTCATCCAAGACAGTTTTCTCCTATGGGAGACAATAAAGCAGCTGCATTAGTTTTCAGTGTAGGCTTGATGATACATGGACATAAGACATTTAAGTCTTTGAGTTTAGATATTTCCCAAATAGATGCAAAATGTGACTATAGAATTGTCataaatattttgcatttaacaTAAAccattataaataataatatgttaagACTTGCTTGTATCCAATCTAAAGATAAGACAGTTTTGTGTACAAGGGTCTtataaaatgtcctcacttgACTCTGAtcataaattaatcatttaagtaagACAGATACTAAAATCACTGAATATGTCTGTGCCAGACAAACATTTCCAACAGTGTGCTTTGAGTTTATCTGTTACTGAAACTGCTCTTCACTGTTACTCTGCATTCTGTTACATTTAATCTAACATTTCACATATAAAGTACTCAAGGTAATTCTACATGAGATTAACCTGGTTTTAGATTAACAGGCCTTTCATTGCATCCCTCCAAAGGTCATTTGTATAAATACCATAAACGTTATCAACCACAtatgtttctttatattttaatgcattCTTTCTTATGATGTAGCCTATTGatgagatttttattttaatccagCTTCTTGCAGATCTGGAAAACAACAAGATGTTCTCTGATGATCTGGAATGCCAAAAGCTGCTGATGGAGGCCATGAAGTACCATCTTCTGCCTGAGCGACGTCCCATGTTTCAGAGCCCAAGAACCAAACCTAGAAAGTCCACTGTTGGTGCACTTTATGCAGTAGGAGGGATGGATGCCACCAAAGGTATGGCCCATATACAGCATGTATCTATATACAGCTGTGTGTGGATATGTTATTTAAATTGTAATACCTGCTGTGTCTATGGTTGCAGGCTCCACCACTATAGAGAAGTACGACCTGCGGACTAACACTTGGGTGCAGGTTGGAATTATGAATGGACGCCGGTTGCAGTTTGGCGTGGCGGTGATTGACAACAAGCTGTATGTGGTCGGAGGAAGAGATGGACTCAAGACGTCCAACATGGTGGAGTGCTACAATCCAATCAACAAAGTGTGGTCCACCATGCCCCCCATgtcaacacacagacatggacTTGGTGAGTGTTCACAATGTCTGCCAGACAACTCCACTTATTTCGTTAAAAAGAAAGTAACACTGataaataatctaatgatgGAGACATAACAACATTGTTTTGCTTAGATTAGTTAGTTAGTAGattaaaacagagaataaaaCAAGGACACCCTCTGTCAAAGCAGTAAATCTGCTACAAAGAAAACTATTTGTTACTATTCTCAAAGATCCAAATATGACATGAAGTGTGttgacaataaaacacaaattcaagGTTTGGGTTTTATATCGGTCAGCCTACCTGGTGTtataaaacacccaaaattgCAGGATGCATGCTCGGAGGCGTCACAGCTGGCATGCTGTTAAAAAATCACACGTTTCTTTTGAGATAGACCTTTGATATTTTCCCATTCCCCTATCAAAGATTGGCAGGCTGTGCTGGCCCTGCTCTTCCTTACCCTTCCCTGCCCAATAAATTTCATATCAGAAGGCGTTTTGATTCACAGTTGAAACAGGTCTGGGTAACAGAACAGGGAGATCTTGTCAAAGCATT is a window encoding:
- the klhl4 gene encoding kelch-like protein 4 isoform X1, whose product is MSVSGKKEFDVKQILRLRWRWFSHSSQGSAGGGGGGVGGVGGYIQQDGLDHRGTPVQGRLKSHSRERGVGGLRKTNSPAHSILAPTPGPTPVYVRGGHQSWHHQQNTIQGLQVNEESSKSSSSPSTTRKVEANIGQEDVKSSTEEPAEVEARERLALSTFSRMNTNSSDEFFQATNHAEQTFRKMETYLQHKQLCDVLLIAGDHKIPAHRLVLSAVSDYFAAMFTSDVREAKQEEIKMEGVDPEALRSLVHFAYTGVLELKEETIESLLAAACLLQLSQVIQVCCNFLMKQLHPSNCLGIRSFADAQGCVDLLNVAHNYTMEHFLEVIQNQEFLLLPTAEIVKLLSSDDINVPDEETIFQALMMWVRYDVQHRQQDLGVLLAYIRLPLLPPQLLADLENNKMFSDDLECQKLLMEAMKYHLLPERRPMFQSPRTKPRKSTVGALYAVGGMDATKGSTTIEKYDLRTNTWVQVGIMNGRRLQFGVAVIDNKLYVVGGRDGLKTSNMVECYNPINKVWSTMPPMSTHRHGLGIAVLEGPMYAVGGHDGWSYLNTVERWDPQARQWNYVASMSTPRSTMGVTALNGKLFAVGGRDGSSCLRSMECFDPHTNKWSMCAPMAKRRGGVGVATYNNFLYAVGGHDAPASNHCSRLSDCVERYDPKTDTWTTVSSLSVPRDAVGVCLLGDRLYAVGGYDGQSYLNTVESYDAQNNEWTEEVPLNIGRAGACVVVVKLP
- the klhl4 gene encoding kelch-like protein 4 isoform X2 is translated as MNTNSSDEFFQATNHAEQTFRKMETYLQHKQLCDVLLIAGDHKIPAHRLVLSAVSDYFAAMFTSDVREAKQEEIKMEGVDPEALRSLVHFAYTGVLELKEETIESLLAAACLLQLSQVIQVCCNFLMKQLHPSNCLGIRSFADAQGCVDLLNVAHNYTMEHFLEVIQNQEFLLLPTAEIVKLLSSDDINVPDEETIFQALMMWVRYDVQHRQQDLGVLLAYIRLPLLPPQLLADLENNKMFSDDLECQKLLMEAMKYHLLPERRPMFQSPRTKPRKSTVGALYAVGGMDATKGSTTIEKYDLRTNTWVQVGIMNGRRLQFGVAVIDNKLYVVGGRDGLKTSNMVECYNPINKVWSTMPPMSTHRHGLGIAVLEGPMYAVGGHDGWSYLNTVERWDPQARQWNYVASMSTPRSTMGVTALNGKLFAVGGRDGSSCLRSMECFDPHTNKWSMCAPMAKRRGGVGVATYNNFLYAVGGHDAPASNHCSRLSDCVERYDPKTDTWTTVSSLSVPRDAVGVCLLGDRLYAVGGYDGQSYLNTVESYDAQNNEWTEEVPLNIGRAGACVVVVKLP